From one Nitrospira sp. MA-1 genomic stretch:
- a CDS encoding RNA polymerase sigma factor has translation MSERSPKQVREVVEEVYRTESRRVLATLIRLLGDFDAAEEALHEAFAVAVDQWTRDGVPANPRTWLVSTGRFKAIDGIRRRTRFDASLAEFATQLEAGIHDPQENTDDSIDDDRLRLIFTCCHPALSSEAQVAMTLREVCGLTTEEIAKAFLTSPPTVAQRIVRAKAKIRKARIPYEVPSETALPDRLDAVLRVIYLVFNEGYSASSGESLTRHDLSAEAIRLGRLLLELLPDGEAIGLLALMLLHDSRRAARISRTGDLILLEDQDRSLWNRDQIREGATLVGQAFASGQIGPYTIQAAISGVHSQAAHPKATDWPQIVSLYDLLMQASPSPVVELNRAVAVAMRDSPLAGLTLIDAILTRGDLHNYYLAHSARAELCRRLGRTAEAKSAYERALCLTQQKPEKRFLEQRLALLQDGN, from the coding sequence ATGAGTGAAAGATCCCCCAAACAGGTGCGGGAGGTGGTGGAGGAAGTGTACCGCACCGAATCACGACGGGTTCTTGCCACCTTAATCCGTCTGCTCGGCGATTTTGATGCGGCTGAAGAAGCGTTGCACGAGGCATTTGCGGTGGCGGTCGACCAATGGACCAGGGATGGTGTTCCCGCCAATCCGCGAACCTGGCTTGTGTCGACCGGTCGTTTCAAAGCGATCGATGGGATTCGGCGACGGACCAGGTTTGACGCCTCGCTTGCGGAATTCGCCACGCAGTTGGAAGCCGGCATTCATGACCCTCAAGAGAATACGGATGACAGTATCGACGACGACCGGTTACGTTTGATCTTTACCTGCTGCCATCCGGCTCTTTCATCCGAAGCTCAAGTGGCGATGACTCTCCGGGAGGTTTGTGGCCTGACGACGGAAGAAATCGCGAAAGCTTTTCTCACATCCCCGCCCACGGTGGCTCAGCGGATCGTTCGCGCTAAAGCCAAAATTCGCAAGGCACGCATACCCTATGAGGTACCTTCGGAGACCGCTTTGCCGGACCGTCTGGATGCGGTGCTGCGGGTGATCTACCTCGTGTTTAACGAAGGATACTCTGCCTCTTCAGGGGAATCTCTCACACGTCATGACCTCTCGGCTGAAGCTATTCGACTGGGACGTTTACTGTTGGAATTACTGCCGGACGGCGAAGCGATAGGGCTCTTGGCATTAATGCTCCTTCATGACTCACGCCGCGCCGCACGCATCTCTCGAACGGGAGATCTGATTCTGCTTGAGGACCAGGATCGTTCGTTGTGGAACCGGGATCAGATCAGGGAAGGGGCAACCCTGGTAGGACAGGCCTTTGCTTCAGGCCAGATCGGCCCTTATACCATCCAAGCCGCGATTTCCGGGGTGCATTCCCAGGCCGCACACCCCAAGGCCACGGACTGGCCTCAAATCGTGTCACTCTACGACCTGTTGATGCAGGCGTCCCCTTCACCTGTGGTAGAACTGAATCGCGCCGTCGCGGTGGCCATGCGTGACAGTCCACTGGCGGGTCTTACCCTCATCGACGCGATCCTGACGCGAGGGGACCTTCATAACTATTACTTAGCACATTCGGCGAGAGCGGAACTCTGCCGGCGATTGGGCCGAACTGCGGAAGCCAAGTCGGCCTATGAACGGGCTCTCTGTCTCACTCAGCAGAAACCGGAAAAGCGATTTCTTGAACAACGGCTGGCCCTATTACAAGATGGCAATTAA
- a CDS encoding 2OG-Fe(II) oxygenase encodes MKVVGQPTSPIALHNSLSERVRRLDWDQLSPDLDAHGYAVIEHLLAPKECHSLVSLYSRDEIFRNRIVMSRHGFGRGEYQYFRYPLPGLIEQLRRSVYPHLVPIANRWNTAMGIEVSYPTTHAEFLARCHQAGQDKPTPIILKYEADDYNCLHQDLYGPHVFPLQLAILLSNPQADFTGGEFVMTEQRPRMQSRPIVVPLRQGDGVLFAVHHRPVRGGRGWYRVNLRHGVSRVRSGQRYTVGIIFHDAR; translated from the coding sequence ATGAAGGTGGTGGGGCAACCAACATCTCCCATTGCCTTGCACAACAGTCTATCTGAACGAGTGAGGCGGTTGGATTGGGACCAGTTGTCGCCTGACCTCGACGCCCACGGATACGCCGTGATCGAACACCTTCTCGCTCCGAAAGAATGTCACTCCTTGGTCTCGTTGTACTCCCGCGATGAGATATTCCGCAACCGTATTGTGATGAGCCGCCATGGGTTTGGCCGTGGAGAATATCAGTATTTCCGGTATCCGCTTCCTGGTCTCATCGAACAACTCCGAAGGAGTGTATACCCTCATCTGGTCCCGATCGCCAACCGGTGGAATACGGCCATGGGCATCGAGGTGAGCTATCCGACGACGCATGCGGAATTCCTCGCTCGCTGTCACCAAGCCGGCCAGGATAAGCCCACACCGATCATACTCAAATATGAAGCCGACGATTACAATTGTCTGCATCAGGATCTCTATGGCCCACATGTGTTTCCCCTTCAGCTTGCCATTCTCCTATCTAATCCTCAGGCGGATTTTACGGGTGGGGAATTTGTGATGACCGAGCAGCGACCACGAATGCAATCCCGGCCGATAGTTGTCCCCCTCCGACAGGGCGATGGCGTCTTGTTCGCGGTTCATCATCGCCCTGTGCGAGGGGGAAGGGGCTGGTATCGTGTGAACCTTCGGCATGGGGTTAGCCGCGTTCGCTCAGGGCAACGCTATACAGTCGGGATAATTTTCCACGACGCCAGGTAA
- a CDS encoding DUF1579 domain-containing protein: MRLTTITFTCLCMVLTAIPGFATDKEKQMDPQAMMEMYKKLAAPGEPHKLFASLAGSWTTKSKEWMEPGKPPTESTGTAEMKMLLDGRYLYQAYTGQMMGQPFSGIGIDAYDNITKKYVTAWMDTMGTGIFIMEGTASDNGKTITLNGSHPEPGGGQMTHRAVWKIVDNNTTTFDMYGTHHGGKEMKIMEITYTRQ; this comes from the coding sequence ATGCGTTTGACAACCATCACATTCACCTGTCTCTGTATGGTTCTGACGGCAATTCCAGGGTTCGCCACAGACAAAGAAAAGCAGATGGACCCACAAGCCATGATGGAGATGTACAAGAAGCTGGCTGCTCCAGGGGAACCGCACAAATTGTTTGCCAGCCTTGCCGGGAGCTGGACGACCAAATCCAAAGAATGGATGGAACCAGGCAAGCCTCCCACAGAATCGACCGGCACCGCAGAAATGAAAATGTTGCTGGACGGACGCTATCTCTACCAAGCTTACACTGGTCAAATGATGGGACAACCATTCTCCGGGATTGGAATCGACGCCTACGACAACATCACCAAGAAATATGTCACGGCCTGGATGGATACGATGGGGACGGGGATTTTCATCATGGAAGGGACGGCGAGCGACAATGGCAAGACCATTACGCTGAATGGATCGCATCCTGAGCCGGGCGGAGGGCAAATGACGCATCGGGCGGTCTGGAAGATCGTCGATAACAATACCACAACGTTTGATATGTATGGGACTCATCACGGCGGCAAGGAAATGAAGATCATGGAGATCACCTATACCAGGCAGTAG
- a CDS encoding hemerythrin domain-containing protein — MDIFQILKKDHQKAKDLFKKLEGTGPRATKSREKLFSQLKNDLEAHSHGEEVAFYPALRENAEMVDLINEATEEHAEVANLLEELEELGPESEEWDSKLSQLKKNVLHHVKEEEGEIFKKAKEILEKEEIQTIGKEFQEAKKQATAS; from the coding sequence ATGGACATTTTTCAAATCTTAAAAAAGGACCACCAAAAGGCAAAGGACTTATTTAAAAAATTGGAAGGAACCGGCCCGCGTGCCACCAAAAGCCGTGAAAAGTTATTTTCACAATTAAAGAATGACCTCGAAGCCCATTCGCATGGGGAAGAAGTCGCGTTCTATCCTGCCTTAAGAGAAAATGCAGAGATGGTAGACCTCATTAATGAAGCCACGGAGGAGCATGCAGAGGTCGCCAATCTTCTGGAAGAACTGGAGGAGCTGGGGCCGGAATCCGAGGAATGGGACTCAAAACTTTCCCAGCTCAAAAAAAATGTCCTGCACCATGTCAAAGAGGAAGAAGGGGAAATTTTCAAAAAGGCCAAAGAGATTTTGGAAAAGGAAGAAATACAGACCATAGGGAAAGAATTCCAAGAAGCAAAAAAACAAGCCACGGCGAGTTAA
- a CDS encoding YciI family protein, with protein MKYLLLVHHDEDAFRAMSETIRKEMLEESVQLTHQLHNKGQYLSASPLHPASTAVLVRVREGKPLVTDGPFVETREQLAGYFLINAKDFDEAIGIALRVPGARIGTVEVRPLIEVSGLPTEEC; from the coding sequence ATGAAATACCTGTTGTTGGTTCACCATGACGAAGACGCATTCAGGGCAATGAGTGAGACCATCCGTAAGGAGATGCTTGAGGAATCCGTGCAACTCACTCATCAGCTCCACAACAAGGGGCAGTATCTGAGTGCGTCGCCGCTTCATCCGGCATCGACGGCTGTCCTCGTTCGTGTGCGCGAAGGCAAGCCATTGGTGACTGACGGTCCTTTCGTGGAAACACGCGAGCAACTGGCGGGATACTTTTTGATCAATGCCAAGGATTTTGACGAGGCGATCGGTATCGCCTTGCGGGTTCCAGGAGCACGCATTGGCACCGTCGAGGTGCGTCCGTTGATTGAGGTCTCCGGTCTTCCCACTGAGGAATGTTGA
- a CDS encoding VOC family protein, with product MQKISPCLWFDNQAEEAVNFYASIFKNTKIGNITRYGEEGAKVSGRPKGSVMTVTFQLHGQEFMALNGGPHFTFTEAVSFIVNCQTQEEIDELWEKLSEDGEKGQCGWLKDKYGLSWQIVPTVLSEMMQSHDPEKTNRVMSALLQMKKLDIKRLQEAYEQ from the coding sequence ATGCAGAAAATTAGCCCGTGTTTGTGGTTCGATAATCAGGCTGAAGAGGCGGTGAATTTTTATGCGTCGATTTTCAAGAATACCAAGATAGGAAATATCACCCGTTATGGAGAGGAAGGCGCAAAGGTTTCCGGTAGACCCAAGGGATCAGTGATGACCGTCACATTCCAGCTCCACGGGCAAGAATTTATGGCCTTAAATGGAGGACCGCATTTCACATTTACGGAAGCCGTATCGTTTATCGTGAATTGTCAGACACAAGAAGAGATTGACGAGCTATGGGAAAAGCTCTCCGAAGATGGTGAAAAAGGGCAGTGCGGTTGGCTGAAAGACAAGTATGGTCTGTCATGGCAAATTGTTCCCACTGTACTGAGCGAAATGATGCAAAGCCACGATCCCGAGAAAACGAATAGAGTCATGAGTGCCCTCCTTCAAATGAAGAAACTTGACATCAAACGGCTACAGGAGGCTTACGAACAATAG
- a CDS encoding exo-alpha-sialidase has protein sequence MSGVRVLVGTRKGAFVLTSDGKRKQWDVNGPFFGGWELFHVKGSPADPNRLYASQSSSWFGQIIQRSDDGGKTWFQPGTPPGEPTTDPDGTPKGESNKFVYDSSMETGQPLTTHQWYDGTQRPWEFKRVWHLEPSLTDPDTIYAGVEDAAIFRSTDGGQTWQELPGLRSAKGNLWQPGAGGMCLHTILLDPGNPERIFVAISAAGTFRTENGGKTWQPVNRGLKSPYELPDPTAEVGHCVHCIAKHPSRPNVLFMQKHWDVMRSDDAGESWHEISGDLPSDFGFPIAVHAHEPETIYVVPIKSDSEHYPPEGKLRVYRSRTGGNEWEGLTKGLPQQDCYVNILRDAMAVDSLEPCGIYVGTTGGQVYASADSGDSWMPIVRDLPPVLSVEVQALP, from the coding sequence ATGAGTGGAGTACGAGTGCTTGTTGGAACACGCAAAGGTGCGTTCGTGCTGACATCGGACGGCAAACGCAAGCAGTGGGACGTTAACGGCCCCTTTTTTGGTGGATGGGAATTGTTTCACGTAAAGGGATCTCCAGCCGATCCCAATCGGTTGTATGCCTCGCAGTCGAGCAGCTGGTTCGGGCAGATCATCCAACGATCCGATGATGGCGGCAAAACCTGGTTTCAACCGGGAACACCACCCGGCGAGCCGACCACGGACCCGGACGGCACGCCCAAGGGGGAGAGCAACAAGTTCGTGTATGACAGCTCAATGGAAACGGGACAACCTCTCACCACCCATCAGTGGTACGATGGCACGCAGCGTCCCTGGGAGTTCAAGCGTGTCTGGCATCTGGAGCCATCGCTGACCGATCCGGACACGATATACGCAGGGGTTGAGGATGCGGCCATTTTCCGTTCCACCGACGGCGGACAGACATGGCAGGAGCTTCCCGGCCTGCGCAGCGCTAAAGGGAACCTTTGGCAACCGGGCGCCGGGGGAATGTGCCTGCATACCATTCTTCTGGATCCCGGCAATCCGGAAAGGATATTCGTCGCCATTTCGGCAGCCGGCACCTTTCGAACCGAGAACGGAGGCAAGACATGGCAGCCGGTCAACCGCGGACTGAAATCGCCCTATGAACTTCCCGACCCTACTGCCGAAGTCGGCCACTGTGTGCACTGTATCGCCAAACACCCGTCGCGCCCGAATGTGCTCTTCATGCAAAAGCACTGGGATGTGATGCGTAGCGATGACGCAGGCGAGTCGTGGCATGAAATCAGTGGAGACTTGCCCTCCGATTTCGGATTCCCCATTGCCGTGCATGCCCATGAGCCGGAAACCATCTACGTGGTACCGATCAAGAGCGACTCCGAACATTATCCGCCGGAGGGGAAACTGCGCGTCTACCGCAGTCGAACGGGCGGGAACGAATGGGAAGGGCTGACAAAAGGATTGCCGCAACAGGACTGCTACGTCAATATCTTGCGAGATGCCATGGCCGTCGACTCGCTCGAACCCTGCGGGATCTATGTCGGCACCACCGGCGGACAGGTGTATGCTTCGGCTGATTCAGGAGACAGCTGGATGCCCATCGTCCGCGATCTTCCACCCGTATTATCGGTCGAAGTCCAGGCGTTACCGTGA
- a CDS encoding YciI family protein, translating into MKYLLFCCHEEKKLDSMSKSEGDALMNETLAYCEKLRKSGQLLLANPLEPVGMAMTVRVRNGGMSLTDGPFAETKEQIGGFFLIEARDINQAVQIASKFPSVRLGSMEVRPVRDLPRQGMEAESCQKE; encoded by the coding sequence ATGAAATATCTTCTCTTTTGTTGCCACGAGGAAAAGAAGCTGGACAGCATGTCCAAAAGTGAGGGCGATGCTCTCATGAACGAAACGTTGGCCTACTGCGAGAAACTTCGAAAGAGCGGCCAACTCCTTTTGGCAAATCCCCTTGAACCGGTCGGGATGGCCATGACCGTGCGGGTCCGCAACGGCGGAATGTCCCTCACCGATGGCCCCTTCGCCGAAACGAAGGAGCAGATTGGCGGGTTTTTCCTGATCGAGGCCAGGGACATCAATCAGGCTGTTCAGATCGCCTCCAAGTTTCCATCAGTGAGGCTTGGGAGTATGGAGGTTCGGCCGGTGAGGGACCTGCCCAGGCAAGGGATGGAAGCGGAATCTTGTCAGAAGGAGTAG
- the ada gene encoding bifunctional DNA-binding transcriptional regulator/O6-methylguanine-DNA methyltransferase Ada: protein MKHTANQARLLVATAHDPRWASVVSRDLKADGTFYYSVKTTGVYCRPSCPSRLPRPENVRFHASREGAEKAGFRPCKRCIPNQPAWGNRHTQTVIAACRFIEKSGKAPSLKELATNAGLSIYHFHRLFKAITGVTPKEYVTALRANRVRTQLQGRGSVTDAIYEAGYNSSGRFYENANDVLGMTPSTYRAGGAWTTIRFGVGKCSLGSILVANSERGVCAIFLGDDPEQLTRDLQNQFPHAHLIQGDAGFDHLVEKVVGIIEAPARSLDLPLDVRGTAFQQRVWKALQGIPAGSTASYADIAGRIGSPTSIRAVARACGANPLAVAIPCHRVVRTNGELSGYRWSIERKRVLLERERPT from the coding sequence GTGAAACATACAGCGAACCAAGCCCGGCTTTTGGTCGCAACGGCACATGACCCTCGTTGGGCCAGCGTAGTTTCCCGCGATCTGAAAGCCGACGGCACATTCTACTATTCCGTCAAAACCACCGGAGTGTACTGCCGCCCGTCCTGCCCATCTCGTTTGCCGCGGCCTGAAAATGTCCGATTCCATGCTTCGCGGGAAGGTGCCGAGAAGGCTGGTTTCCGTCCCTGTAAGCGTTGCATCCCTAATCAACCTGCATGGGGAAACCGACATACCCAAACTGTCATCGCGGCATGCCGGTTCATTGAGAAATCTGGAAAGGCACCGAGTCTCAAAGAATTGGCCACGAATGCAGGTCTGAGCATCTATCATTTTCATCGGCTGTTTAAGGCGATCACGGGTGTGACGCCGAAAGAATATGTGACCGCACTTCGTGCCAATCGTGTGAGGACTCAATTACAGGGGAGGGGCAGCGTGACAGATGCAATCTACGAGGCCGGATATAATTCCAGCGGGAGATTTTATGAAAACGCCAATGACGTCTTGGGGATGACACCTTCCACATACCGGGCCGGAGGCGCATGGACCACAATACGGTTTGGGGTGGGGAAATGTTCTCTTGGGTCGATTCTTGTCGCCAACAGTGAACGCGGCGTCTGTGCGATCTTTCTTGGTGATGATCCTGAGCAATTGACGCGTGATTTGCAAAACCAGTTCCCTCACGCTCATCTCATCCAGGGAGATGCTGGTTTTGACCACCTTGTCGAAAAAGTAGTCGGTATTATCGAAGCCCCTGCGCGAAGTCTGGATTTGCCACTGGACGTGCGTGGTACGGCGTTTCAGCAACGGGTCTGGAAGGCCTTGCAGGGAATTCCGGCCGGCTCAACGGCAAGCTATGCCGACATCGCCGGGAGAATCGGGTCGCCGACATCGATCCGGGCTGTGGCTCGGGCCTGCGGTGCCAATCCCTTAGCTGTCGCGATTCCCTGTCATCGTGTCGTGCGTACCAATGGCGAACTCTCAGGCTATCGCTGGAGTATTGAACGGAAACGAGTATTGCTGGAACGGGAGAGACCGACATGA
- a CDS encoding YciI family protein, producing MRFMIIVKATKESEAGVMPSGQLLTEMGKFNEELVNAGVMLAGDGLHPSSKGARVQFSGNKRTVIDGPFAETKELIAGYWVWQVNSKEEAIEWVKRCPNPAGDDKEGEIEIRQLFEAEDFGPEFTPELREQEEHLRKKLSS from the coding sequence ATGCGATTCATGATTATTGTCAAAGCCACCAAAGAGTCTGAAGCCGGTGTGATGCCTAGCGGGCAACTTCTTACTGAGATGGGAAAATTCAACGAGGAACTGGTAAATGCCGGCGTCATGCTGGCGGGAGATGGGCTCCATCCGAGTTCAAAAGGCGCGCGCGTGCAATTTTCAGGAAATAAGCGAACAGTTATCGACGGACCCTTTGCCGAGACCAAGGAACTGATCGCCGGCTATTGGGTCTGGCAGGTGAATTCGAAAGAAGAGGCAATCGAATGGGTCAAGCGTTGTCCGAATCCTGCAGGTGATGACAAAGAAGGCGAGATTGAGATTCGCCAACTCTTCGAGGCGGAGGACTTCGGACCGGAGTTCACGCCAGAGCTGAGGGAGCAAGAGGAGCACCTTCGCAAAAAATTGTCTTCATAA
- a CDS encoding YciI family protein: MKYMLLIYGTDQAWDEAGREKCYKESTELAHRLKAEGNYLAAAPLHPVTMATSIRIRDGNRLITDGPFAETREQLGGYFLIEAKDLDEAMNIAAQIPGARVGTVEIRPVLEIGGLPTE; the protein is encoded by the coding sequence ATGAAATACATGCTGTTGATTTACGGAACTGATCAGGCATGGGACGAGGCCGGACGTGAAAAGTGTTACAAAGAATCCACGGAGCTTGCACACCGACTCAAAGCTGAAGGAAATTATCTGGCGGCCGCTCCTCTGCATCCTGTCACTATGGCGACCAGCATCCGTATACGAGATGGCAATCGGCTCATCACCGATGGTCCGTTTGCTGAAACACGAGAACAACTGGGCGGTTACTTTCTTATCGAAGCCAAGGATCTGGATGAGGCAATGAACATCGCCGCACAAATCCCGGGGGCCCGGGTGGGCACGGTCGAAATCCGACCGGTTTTAGAGATTGGAGGTTTGCCAACGGAATAG
- a CDS encoding MoaD/ThiS family protein, whose translation MNTIRVILPAHLRTLARIDGEVNLELGGQVTQHSVLNTLETRYPMLRGTIRDQVTQQRRPFIRFFACGQDLSHEPPDAPLPDAITNGEEPFLIVGAMAGG comes from the coding sequence GTGAACACAATTCGAGTTATCCTTCCAGCCCATTTGCGAACACTTGCACGTATCGACGGTGAGGTGAACCTGGAATTGGGGGGTCAGGTCACGCAACACTCCGTCCTCAACACACTCGAAACCCGTTACCCGATGTTGCGGGGGACAATTCGTGACCAGGTGACACAACAGCGCCGACCGTTTATCAGGTTCTTTGCCTGCGGGCAGGATCTGTCCCATGAACCACCGGACGCCCCGTTACCTGACGCGATCACAAACGGAGAAGAGCCCTTTCTGATTGTCGGGGCCATGGCCGGCGGCTAA
- a CDS encoding AI-2E family transporter: protein MSPQVLSVAFLVLCSLLLYVLALIFAPFLTPILWALILVRIFYPLYQWLTRILGNRNTASAALSTLSVMLVAVLPVAYILFLVITETINAYQLAMTWVQEGGLNRLPDLAAKLPLIGDLSQELLGGFIVAYGDLQVSLLEGGKVVSGVLLSSVGGLAKNGIDLLMDLFVILFTLFFLFRDGHHLYRAFYEALPIEESYKAAIMERLDHVMVAVVQGTMLTALAQGFAAGLTYGALGVPFAVFLGALSALFSLLPFGGTAFVWGPVAVYLFWTAPVWKGIVMIGIGIGLVGLMDNILQPLLVGSKADLPVLFLFFASLGGLAYFGFIGLFLGPILLGIALAVFQIYRENYQEQAGLLIKAGSGHPQEPENPTIK from the coding sequence ATGTCTCCACAAGTTCTCTCTGTAGCCTTCCTCGTATTGTGTTCCCTCCTGCTGTATGTGTTAGCCCTTATTTTTGCCCCATTTCTGACACCCATTTTATGGGCCCTGATTTTGGTTCGCATCTTCTATCCACTTTATCAATGGTTGACCCGAATCCTGGGAAACCGGAATACCGCCTCGGCTGCCCTGAGCACGCTGAGTGTCATGTTGGTGGCCGTGTTGCCGGTAGCGTATATTCTCTTTCTGGTCATCACAGAGACCATAAATGCCTATCAGCTCGCGATGACGTGGGTGCAGGAAGGAGGATTGAATAGACTTCCTGATCTTGCCGCAAAATTGCCTCTCATCGGCGACCTCTCCCAAGAATTGTTGGGGGGATTTATCGTGGCGTATGGGGATCTCCAAGTATCTCTGCTTGAAGGAGGGAAGGTGGTGAGCGGGGTCCTCCTGTCCAGCGTCGGAGGATTGGCCAAGAACGGCATTGATCTCCTGATGGATTTATTTGTGATTCTGTTTACCTTATTCTTCCTTTTTCGCGACGGGCATCACCTCTATCGGGCATTTTACGAAGCCCTCCCTATCGAGGAAAGCTATAAGGCGGCCATCATGGAACGCCTGGACCATGTGATGGTGGCGGTCGTTCAGGGTACCATGCTCACCGCGTTGGCACAGGGGTTCGCGGCTGGCCTCACCTATGGAGCGCTGGGCGTCCCGTTTGCCGTTTTTCTGGGAGCTCTGAGCGCACTCTTTTCTCTTCTCCCGTTCGGAGGCACGGCATTCGTCTGGGGTCCGGTCGCCGTCTATCTTTTTTGGACCGCGCCGGTATGGAAAGGGATCGTCATGATCGGCATAGGAATCGGATTGGTCGGACTCATGGATAATATTCTGCAGCCTCTTCTGGTCGGCTCCAAAGCGGACCTGCCGGTCCTGTTTCTCTTCTTCGCTTCCTTAGGCGGCCTCGCCTACTTCGGATTCATAGGATTATTTCTGGGTCCAATTCTGCTTGGGATCGCCCTGGCGGTTTTCCAAATTTACCGTGAAAATTATCAGGAGCAGGCAGGTCTTTTAATAAAAGCAGGATCGGGACACCCACAAGAGCCGGAGAACCCAACAATTAAATAG
- a CDS encoding mechanosensitive ion channel family protein: MYFRFYSVILVFLIVLLVSARVEPLWCQEPVDNPEAPTDSRLTEKPQEIAVGAHKVEDRLITQRLTEVFQNLPELANVDIAVKAGVVRLSGFTSTKEAHKQALELAERVDGVVSVTDEITQKREVRERLTVVQEKMFDQLNNFISYLPLLIIGFTVFLLFWFLASFMTKWDNLYEKITPHAFLQSLAKQIVKGAVIFLGFIVMLEILDATALLGTIVGVAGVMGLAIGFALRDTVENYIASILLSIRQPFRPLDQIVLENYEGLVMKLTSRETILMTLDGNHVRIPNATVYKGIILNYSRNPKRRFSFEVGIDTAVNIESALQLAIKTLEETRGVIADPPVRCAVEKLGDSNVILKMFAWTTQDQYDFGKVKSEAIRAVKEAFDLANYEMPEPIYRLKMQGYSPLDDQALVEQTEHTKDASSPAVQSDSQADVTKDNHIVEQISKDRIENQEKDLLK; encoded by the coding sequence ATGTACTTTAGATTCTATTCAGTAATTCTCGTATTCCTTATCGTACTTCTCGTGAGTGCGCGGGTTGAACCATTGTGGTGCCAGGAACCTGTGGATAATCCAGAGGCTCCCACAGATTCACGACTCACCGAGAAACCACAGGAAATTGCGGTTGGAGCGCACAAGGTTGAAGACAGGCTAATTACACAACGGCTTACGGAGGTTTTCCAGAATTTGCCGGAGCTTGCCAATGTCGACATCGCTGTGAAGGCGGGGGTGGTACGTCTGTCAGGGTTTACATCCACCAAGGAAGCCCACAAACAGGCTCTTGAACTTGCCGAACGCGTGGATGGTGTAGTCAGTGTGACAGATGAAATCACCCAGAAACGGGAGGTCCGTGAACGGTTGACCGTCGTGCAGGAAAAAATGTTTGACCAACTCAATAATTTTATCTCTTATCTGCCACTCCTAATCATCGGCTTCACGGTATTTCTTCTATTCTGGTTTCTCGCATCCTTTATGACCAAATGGGATAACCTGTATGAAAAAATTACTCCCCATGCGTTTTTACAATCATTAGCCAAACAAATCGTCAAAGGGGCTGTCATATTTCTTGGCTTTATCGTCATGCTCGAAATCCTGGACGCCACAGCTCTTTTGGGTACTATCGTTGGTGTGGCCGGAGTCATGGGCCTGGCCATAGGTTTTGCCCTCCGAGACACGGTGGAAAATTACATTGCCAGCATTCTGCTGAGTATCAGACAACCCTTTCGGCCACTGGACCAGATTGTTTTGGAAAATTATGAAGGCTTGGTCATGAAGTTGACATCGCGGGAGACCATTCTCATGACGCTGGACGGGAATCATGTACGCATACCGAATGCTACGGTGTACAAAGGTATTATTCTCAACTATTCCCGGAACCCCAAACGGCGTTTCTCCTTTGAGGTTGGTATCGACACTGCTGTCAATATCGAGTCGGCGTTGCAATTGGCTATAAAAACTTTAGAGGAAACCCGCGGGGTGATAGCTGATCCGCCGGTTCGATGCGCGGTCGAGAAATTAGGCGATTCGAATGTGATCCTGAAAATGTTCGCATGGACGACCCAGGATCAATACGACTTCGGAAAGGTAAAAAGTGAAGCGATTCGGGCGGTGAAAGAAGCCTTTGATCTGGCCAATTATGAAATGCCCGAACCCATCTATCGACTGAAGATGCAGGGGTATTCCCCTCTTGATGACCAGGCCCTCGTTGAGCAGACCGAGCATACAAAGGATGCTTCATCACCCGCTGTGCAATCGGATTCTCAGGCCGATGTCACCAAAGATAATCATATTGTTGAGCAAATTTCGAAGGATCGAATAGAGAATCAGGAAAAGGATTTACTGAAGTGA